The following proteins are encoded in a genomic region of Candidatus Bathyarchaeota archaeon:
- a CDS encoding response regulator transcription factor, which produces MRILLIEDDENIVDYVDNAFQIGWPAAKLISAHLGRKGVELARDEEPDIILLDLGLPDMDGFDVLNSIRAFSAVPVIILTVRGEEVDVVKGLGMGADDYVVKPFRLMELLARIKALLRRQEPPEKDLSLAYGPLHFKSSLQHIVYGEKDITLTKTEGRILFELMANNGEVVTPMELVKEVWGQEYPETISNIKNYIYRLRKKLEDDPKNPRLILTATGEGYYLVKQPQKIR; this is translated from the coding sequence TTGAGAATACTATTAATCGAAGACGATGAGAATATAGTTGATTATGTAGATAATGCCTTCCAGATAGGTTGGCCTGCAGCCAAGCTTATATCTGCTCATCTGGGCAGAAAGGGCGTAGAGCTTGCCAGGGATGAGGAGCCAGATATTATTCTTCTTGACTTGGGATTGCCAGATATGGATGGCTTTGATGTATTGAATAGTATTCGTGCGTTCTCAGCAGTTCCGGTCATTATCCTCACCGTAAGAGGAGAAGAGGTGGATGTAGTAAAAGGGTTGGGGATGGGGGCAGATGATTATGTGGTAAAGCCATTCAGGCTGATGGAATTGCTGGCAAGGATTAAGGCGTTACTGAGAAGACAAGAGCCTCCCGAGAAAGACTTATCCCTGGCTTATGGTCCCTTACACTTCAAATCCTCTTTGCAACATATTGTGTATGGAGAAAAGGACATAACTCTTACAAAAACAGAAGGGCGAATACTATTCGAGCTTATGGCAAACAATGGCGAAGTTGTAACCCCTATGGAGCTGGTGAAAGAAGTCTGGGGGCAGGAATATCCAGAAACTATCTCTAACATCAAAAACTATATTTATCGCTTGCGCAAGAAACTTGAGGATGACCCTAAGAATCCAAGGCTTATACTTACAGCCACCGGCGAGGGTTATTATTTGGTAAAACAACCCCAAAAGATAAGATAA